One Plasmodium cynomolgi strain B DNA, chromosome 2, whole genome shotgun sequence genomic window carries:
- a CDS encoding hypothetical protein (putative), with protein sequence MILKKSKLLALSLLLAFVDYLCRDGRRKWISLLSSWEAASYDGSDVILSQSRGGKNAHIFSRKSDLQFAKGYEQVRQKERSGSSERSGSSGRSQRSGRSTLVCILPSGMPRFRTLHEKVEAEKEPLIMEKTENDVNVLGNADHENNKDEPGQSQLKAQPATQGELPQQTVATKVSPLIEKNTIDHYLNVCSQIRNKTFSFKNCEIFYESPEVTLYKNLLEDKSETRYDLIGYGTLNDVSLYGASQALNDINIVKQWNKNIYKINYLKLNKKSILEKFQKDEKIDASKYILHNEHLRENRRYIYLINGLPWPFRSHDTIYEFYQKYLEDQNMLLVANKSVNNVFFDNSYYTRIRDYENFFCIYPK encoded by the coding sequence atgattttaaaaaaaagcaagctGCTTGCACTCTCCCTCCTATTGGCATTTGTGGATTATCTATGCCGAGATGGGCGACGGAAGTGGATCAGTCTGCTCAGCAGCTGGGAAGCCGCCTCATATGATGGAAGCGACGTGATTCTGAGTCAGagcagggggggaaagaatgCCCACATATTTTCTCGAAAGAGTGACCTCCAGTTTGCAAAAGGTTATGAGCAAGTCAGACAGAAGGAGAGGAGCGGGAGTAGCGAGAGAAGCGGGAGTAGCGGAAGAAGCCagagaagcgggagaagcaCCCTAGTGTGCATCCTGCCCAGTGGTATGCCCCGCTTCAGAACGCTGCACGAGAAGgtagaagcagaaaaggagCCTCTTATCATGGAAAAGACCGAAAATGACGTAAACGTCCTCGGAAACGCAGATCATGAAAACAATAAAGATGAACCTGGGCAATCACAGCTAAAAGCACAACCAGCCACACAGGGAGAATTACCACAACAAACCGTAGCAACGAAAGTAAGTCCACTcatcgaaaaaaatacaatcgATCATTATCTAAACGTATGTTCACAAATAAGGAACAAAACCttctcttttaaaaattgtgaaatcTTTTACGAGTCACCAGAAGTTACACTGTACAAAAACCTCTTAGAGGATAAAAGCGAAACAAGGTATGACCTCATAGGTTATGGAACGCTCAATGATGTATCTCTGTACGGAGCTAGCCAGGCATTGAACGACATCAACATTGTCAAGCAGTGGAACaaaaacatatacaaaattaattaccTCAAATTGAATAAGAAATCCATACTGGAGAAATttcaaaaggatgaaaaaatagacgCCTCTAAATACATTCTCCATAATGAACACCTTAGGGAAAATAGAAGATACATATACCTAATTAATGGACTTCCTTGGCCATTCAGAAGCCACGATACAATATATGAGTTTTATCAGAAATACTTAGAGGATCAAAACATGCTCCTTGTGGCAAATAAATCTGTTAATAATGTGTTTTTCGATAATAGCTACTACACACGTATACGTGATTATGAAAACTTTTTCTGTATTTATCCCAAGA
- a CDS encoding hypothetical protein (putative) has protein sequence MHNEFGYFCASDRVKVEKDQSNEFSKSMWSVFYTSWRMEDFTRLDFKSVLNILKRNPYVMGCVYFLIIFTCVYLLTLLLYTKCVRRLIKAIRCKTCRRKKHKREQQESENKDIFENVKKRFFNIMTYVFLSSLLCVLLSLGIWFLISFFKTRNGIYMNVCSVSTTIESFLTDRCSVQGTGVDSSCYSLEHIVGDAVSIVGQYQDIKLQIKTDMLVDEDKPIPLLTAFLTAFENLKKLQQNVTRNNQILEDQYFHTYPVLTRLARALDVVIEDGEVNLRHAQDTLDDAKEAVKGSFEEIDQVLGKTFRENMDKVNENITLFNKAMNKIVHQYRIKQNIKKYTISILIVKMVLLIPPILILVGLILFIYFLVKGDIGNSSHFFLDLFGVFSAYFGFLTIVILIIGIALLSASILGGTTCIIADRVLKNELNFDVLKDTTIDYCLKNEKSPLIPEDITKGIVDNMKFLDTSEMERRVNEFDSYFKEMKKTFQENTRNFVNYMWVVITKPNNNIYVNRIRLETLRQALLATSITRDNIKFGQFNLWGTDEYFEKLNHLSHQVGLQVRLQVRLQGQAIT, from the exons ATGCACAATGAGTTTGGGTATTTTTGCGCAAGTGATAGAGTGAAGGTCGAGAAGGACCAGTCCAACGAATTCTCGAAGAGCATGTGGAGCGTCTTTTACACCTCCTGGAGGATGGAAGACTTTACGAGATTGGATTTTAAAAGTGTGTTGAACATCCTCAAAAGAAACCCGTACGTGATGGGGTGTGTGTATTTCCTCATCATTTTCACGTGTGTTTATCTGTTAACTTTATTGCTGTATACCAAATGCGTTCGGAGATTGATTAAAGCCATTCGTTGCAAAACGtgcagaaggaagaaacatAAACGAGAACAACAGGAGagtgaaaataaagatatatttgaaaatgtgaagaagcgCTTCTTTAACATTATGACATACGTGTTTTTGAGTTCCCTGCTGTGTGTTTTGCTTAGTTTGGGTATCTGGTTTttgatttcatttttcaagaCGAGGAATGGGATTTACATGAATGTGTGCAGTGTGTCTACCACGATTGAGAGCTTCCTGACGGACCGCTGTTCCGTGCAGGGTACTGGAGTGGACTCGTCCTGCTATTCCCTGGAGCACATCGTGGGTGACGCGGTTTCCATCGTGGGGCAGTATCAGGACATCAAGCTGCAGATAAAGACGGACATGCTGGTGGACGAGGACAAGCCGATTCCGCTCCTCACAG CCTTCCTCACCGCGTTTGAGAACCTGAAGAAGCTGCAACAAAACGTGACGCGCAACAACCAAATCCTGGAGGATCAGTACTTCCACACGTACCCAGTACTGACGAGGCTAGCGAGAGCTCTAGACGTAGTCATCGAAGATGGAGAGGTGAATCTGCGGCATGCGCAAGATACCCTAGATGACGCAAAGGAAGCAGTGAAAGGATCCTTCGAAGAAATTGACCAAGTTTTAGGAAAAACATTTAGAGAAAATATGGACAAGGTAAATGAAAACATAACCCTTTTCAATAAAGCTATGAACAAGATAGTACACCAGTAtagaataaaacaaaacataaaaaaatatacaatatcGATCcttattgtaaaaatggtgttACTCATTCCTCCAATTCTCATTCTGGTGGGACTCATTCTGTTCATATACTTTTTGGTAAAAGGAGACATAGGAAATAgtagtcatttttttctagatCTCTTTGGAGTATTCAGTGCCTACTTTGGTTTCCTCACTATTGTGATTTTGATCATAGGGATAGCATTACTTAGTGCATCGATTTTGGGAGGAACCACCTGCATCATAGCAGATagggttttaaaaaatgagcttaATTTTGATGTCTTGAAAGACACCACAATTGATTATTGCCTGAAGAATGAAAAGTCACCACTCATACCGGAGGATATCACTAAAGGGATTGTAGATAATATGAAATTTCTTGACACGagcgaaatggaaaggaGAGTAAATGAATTCGATTCCTATTTTaaggaaatgaagaaaacatTTCAAGAAAATACAAGAAATTTTGTTAACTACATGTGGGTGGTTATTACCAAGCCGAACAACAACATATATGTTAATCGTATCCGATTAGAAACTCTTAGGCAGGCCCTGTTGGCAACCAGTATCACTCGggataacataaaattcgGACAGTTCAATCTATGGGGAACAgatgaatattttgaaaaattgaatcA CTTGAGCCATCAGGTTGGGCTACAGGTCAGGCTACAGGTCAGGCTACAAGGTCAAGCTATAACGTGA